In one Triplophysa dalaica isolate WHDGS20190420 chromosome 9, ASM1584641v1, whole genome shotgun sequence genomic region, the following are encoded:
- the zgc:114130 gene encoding mRNA decay activator protein ZFP36L1 — protein sequence MPSYALNQFIDLDDVLCKHLLNLDLRGPAKITPHAAVGHRKPDSPCTPSSSGSGLSLDSMESGSVNPSYWGSQKVSSQSKWIKTPFWSERSVSMVEGNTGSLGWSSAEPDHVSQPLGTSGAGSLSSSTSSISATSSRYKTELCRTFAERGVCKYGAKCQFAHGPEEQRDLNRHPKYKTEPCRTFHSIGFCPYGIRCHFVHNAEDDQMHNCPHATNRAVQRPPLLKQSFSFSGFPTTHQPLDAPLSTNSFLRAPSVSTPTSTTITDLLSLAFPDIDPSTLLEQARDINPHFLPSPDSGCSNSGLSPTQLLPSQTDACLRQSPTGGASLGLRSLSHTSLSDHEGGSCSSSSSMSGSESSFGQDVSGRRLPIFSQLSVPDDVIYSESSNSSTSFFL from the exons ATGCCATCCTACGCGCTAAATCAGTTTATTGACCTGGATGACGTCTTGTGCAAG CACCTTTTGAATCTCGATCTCCGAGGGCCAGCAAAGATCACGCCACATGCTGCCGTTGGACACAGAAAGCCTGACAGTCCCTGCACACCATCCTCCAGCGGTTCAGGACTTTCTCTCGACAGCATGGAGAGTGGATCCGTAAACCCAAGCTACTGGGGCTCCCAGAAAGTCTCATCTCAGTCGAAGTGGATCAAGACTCCATTCTGGTCTGAGCGCTCCGTAAGCATGGTTGAGGGGAACACCGGAAGTCTGGGTTGGTCGTCTGCCGAACCTGATCATGTAAGTCAGCCTTTGGGTACATCAGGCGCGGGGTCTCTCTCCAGCTCCACGTCATCGATCTCAGCCACCTCGTCCCGCTACAAGACAGAACTATGCCGCACGTTTGCCGAAAGGGGGGTGTGCAAATACGGTGCCAAATGTCAGTTCGCCCATGGGCCCGAAGAACAGCGTGACCTCAACCGCCACCCCAAGtataagactgagccctgtcgCACTTTCCATTCCATTGGCTTCTGTCCCTACGGCATCCGTTGCCATTTTGTGCACAACGCTGAAGATGATCAAATGCACAACTGCCCCCACGCAACCAATAGGGCGGTCCAGCGTCCTCCCCTCCTCAAACAAAGCTTTAGCTTCTCTGGGTTCCCCACAACTCACCAGCCCCTTGACGCCCCGCTCTCCACCAACTCCTTCCTCCGGGCTCCTTCCGTCTCCACTCCGacctccaccaccatcaccgaCCTCCTGTCTCTGGCCTTCCCGGACATAGATCCCAGCACTCTTCTGGAGCAAGCCAGGGACATCAACCCTCACTTCTTGCCATCTCCAGATTCCGGGTGCTCAAACTCTGGACTGTCTCCCACCCAGCTACTTCCCTCCCAGACTGATGCCTGCTTGAGACAAAGCCCCACCGGCGGCGCATCTCTAGGCCTCAGGAGCTTGTCTCATACTTCGCTCTCAGACCACGAGGGTGGCAGCTGCAGCTCGTCCAGTAGCATGAGCGGCTCAGAGTCCTCCTTCGGACAAGATGTTAGTGGGCGCAGGCTTCCCATCTTTAGCCAGCTGTCGGTACCTGATGATGTCATATACAGTGAGAGTAGCAACTCCAGCACGAGCTTCTTCCTCTAG